The following nucleotide sequence is from Synechococcus sp. KORDI-52.
ACACCGTCCCGGAGGCCTGTTGCTGGGGGCTTTCAACGAACAGGTTGCGGTAGCGGCCAACCTGGCCGCGCAGGAAAATGCCGTAGAGGCTGATCGACACGAAGGTCAGCAACCAGTTGATCGGCAGGGAGAAGTTGGCCTCGAGGCTGTCCTGGCTGAAGTTGGGAAGCACAAGCGCCAGAACGCTGATGGTGGTGATCAGATTGATGTAAGCACTCGAACCGCTCTGGTTCACAGCCGCCAGGTCTTCCAGCTGCATCGGTTGGGTGCGCCCCTGACGCTGCACCCTGGCGGCCACGATCAAGGTCAAGCCCTTGATCCCCGTCAGCACGATCATCAGCACCGAGAACATCGAGTCGCGGGCCAGGGTCGGGTTGCTCTCACCCGTCAGCATCGTGGAGGCGATCAGGGCCAGTTCAATCACGATCACGGACCCCGTCAGCACCAGGGTTCCCAGAGGCTCCCCGAGGCGCTCCGCCAGTTGATCGGCGTGGTGTGCCACCCCCCGTGCCATCAGCAGCACCAACAGGCTCAGCAGGCCCAGGCCTGTTAGCACATGCAGGGCGGGCTGGAGCAGCAGCCAGTCGAGCAGGTTGGTGGTCTCCAGGCCGATCAAGGCCATGATCCCGATCAGCAGGGGGGCCTCGCGCAGTACGGCCGCCCTCATGCCGCCGCTCCCTCCCAGCTCAAGACCGCTGCGGTGTTGCGCAGCACCCGATCAGCGCCGGCCTCCTGCAGCCGTTGTTCATAGATTCTTCGGGCCGGCGCCTGCTCTGCGGTCTGCAGGTGCGGTGGAACCACCGCAAGACTGATGAACGTTTGTTCCGGCCAGCTTTCCCGGGCTTTCATCACGGTATGTACATCGGCCACGGTGTCGCCGAGATAGGCCACCTGTGCCTCCTTGCCCTCAGCCCCCAGCGCTTTGGCCAGGTGGATCAAACCCTTGGGGTCCGGTTTGTCGGGGGCATCGCCCATGGCGATCAGGGGCGGATCCACAAGCCCCAGGCGCTGCTCCAGCACGAAGCGGGCTGAGGGCGGTTCAGCTCCACTCACAAATCCCCAGCGCAGCTTCCGCTGCGTCAACGTTGCGAAAAAGCTGGCGTCCACCAGCAGCGGCTCATCGCCGATGAATCCGGTCCACTGGCTGGGGTCCCCCTCCGGATCACCGCCGAAGTAGAAGGCGCTGAACACGTCGATCAGTGCGGCACGATCCGGTAGGTCAGTCCCATGTCGCCGCAGCAGTTCAAGGCTGGCGTCCCAGTCGTTGTTCCAGGATCCTTCGGCCTTCAGCGCATCGATCTCAGCGCTGCTGGGCTGCCAACCGCAGTAGTGCTGAACGGTGCATTGCAGGGCCCGTCGGTAACTGCCCGCTACATCGCGGATCACACCATCGATGTCGAACAGCAGGATGGTTGGAGATCCCAGAACGTCTGATGGGGAGCGGCTGGTAGGTTAGTTGTTTGTATTTCTGTCTTGAGCGCTGACACCATGACGGTCACCGAAGGCGCTGCCCCCACCGACCAGGAGGTCGCGACTCCGTCC
It contains:
- a CDS encoding calcium:proton antiporter; the protein is MRAAVLREAPLLIGIMALIGLETTNLLDWLLLQPALHVLTGLGLLSLLVLLMARGVAHHADQLAERLGEPLGTLVLTGSVIVIELALIASTMLTGESNPTLARDSMFSVLMIVLTGIKGLTLIVAARVQRQGRTQPMQLEDLAAVNQSGSSAYINLITTISVLALVLPNFSQDSLEANFSLPINWLLTFVSISLYGIFLRGQVGRYRNLFVESPQQQASGTVSLVDGPAEAPTPPDEQQSSILQNGGLMAAGLLVLVLIAESMGSLIETGISDLGLPSSLGGLLVGLLVVAPEALNAFQAAGKGELQRSLNTLYGSSLSTLCLTVPAVLAIGEFTGTDVILGLDPLESVLLVLTLILVRPISGRVSEMDGLMLLTVGVVWVALQVVS
- a CDS encoding TIGR01548 family HAD-type hydrolase — encoded protein: MIRDVAGSYRRALQCTVQHYCGWQPSSAEIDALKAEGSWNNDWDASLELLRRHGTDLPDRAALIDVFSAFYFGGDPEGDPSQWTGFIGDEPLLVDASFFATLTQRKLRWGFVSGAEPPSARFVLEQRLGLVDPPLIAMGDAPDKPDPKGLIHLAKALGAEGKEAQVAYLGDTVADVHTVMKARESWPEQTFISLAVVPPHLQTAEQAPARRIYEQRLQEAGADRVLRNTAAVLSWEGAAA